From a single Lolium rigidum isolate FL_2022 chromosome 7, APGP_CSIRO_Lrig_0.1, whole genome shotgun sequence genomic region:
- the LOC124676125 gene encoding trehalose 6-phosphate phosphatase RA3-like, which translates to MTNHAAFAAEDAVTAVPPPAQAGRHFSSFPPRRARDCRKAALGRMDLAASGVLRGGSLLDSMKASSPRHAKVAAGADHEDWMEKHPSALEWIEAVVAAAKGKQIVMFLDYDGTLSPIVEDPDSAVMTEEMRDAVRSVAQHFPTAIVSGRSRDKVLNFVKLEELYYAGSHGMDIKGPTTVSNHKAKADEVLCQPATEFLPVIQEVYETLTAKMEAIPGAMVENNKFCLSVHFRCVDEEEWDALGKEVRAVLEGYPDLRLTKGRKVLEIRPSIKWDKGNALEFLLESLGYAGHGDVFPIYIGDDRTDEDAFKVLRNMGQGIGILVTKYAKETTASYSLREPAEVKDFLRKLVMSNGTKG; encoded by the exons ATGACGAACCACGCCGCCTTTGCTGCCGAGGACGCGGTCACCGCCGTGCCGCCGCCGGCGCAGGCGGGTCGCCATTTCTCGTCGTTTCCGCCGCGGAGGGCGCGCGACTGCAGGAAGGCCGCCCTGGGCCGCATGGACCTGGCCGCCTCCGGGGTGCTCAGGGGCGGGTCGCTGCTGGACTCCATGAAGGCCTCCTCGCCGCGCCATGCCAAggtcgccgccggcgccgaccaCGAGGACTGGATG GAGAAGCACCCGTCGGCACTAGAGTGGATCGAGGCCGTGGTGGCGGCGGCCAAGGGGAAGCAGATCGTGATGTTCCTGGACTACGACGGCACCCTGTCGCCGATCGTGGAAGACCCCGACAGCGCCGTCATGACAGAAGAG ATGAGAGACGCGGTGAGGAGCGTGGCCCAGCATTTCCCGACCGCCATCGTAAGTGGGAGATCCAGAGACAAG GTGCTCAACTTTGTGAAGCTAGAGGAGCTGTACTACGCCGGGAGCCATGGCATGGACATCAAGGGCCCCACCACCGTGTCCAACCACAAGGCAAAG GCTGACGAAGTTCTGTGCCAGCCGGCGACCGAGTTCCTGCCTGTCATTCAGGAG GTGTATGAGACGCTGACGGCCAAGATGGAAGCCATCCCAGGCGCCATGGTGGAGAACAACAAGTTCTGCCTCTCCGTGCACTTCCGCTGCGTCGACGAGGAG GAATGGGATGCTCTAGGCAAGGAGGTGAGAGCGGTGCTGGAGGGCTACCCAGATCTCCGCCTCACCAAGGGGAGAAAGGTCCTGGAGATCCGTCCCTCCATCAAGTGGGACAAGGGCAATGCCCTTGAGTTCTTGCTCGAGTCTCTCG GCTATGCAGGACATGGCGATGTTTTCCCGATTTACATCGGAGATGATCGCACTGACGAGGACGCATTCAAG GTGCTGCGCAACATGGGACAGGGCATCGGGATCCTTGTGACCAAGTATGCAAAGGAGACCACCGCATCCTACTCTCTGCGAGAGCCTGCAGAG GTGAAAGACTTCCTGCGTAAGCTGGTGATGAGCAACGGGACAAAGGGCTAG